The following proteins are encoded in a genomic region of Plasmodium coatneyi strain Hackeri chromosome 6, complete sequence:
- a CDS encoding Variable surface protein Vir7-like protein produces the protein MVQETTGTLTKEDLAKLPSYKEFYSKFNDGCGGCDRESWVQGLKENFDGQHTSISKHTDKIKNTWCCVSKMDKSGQPLYGQRCNFLYYWIGDFLFRNVEDATMVPVTLSLICRNIKTTYLSERHGLICETTEKELFNNRKLIFDYWQDYKTIQSLMKSSDSNCNATYGSYLQSIVAAYNSVNANCTDPANSKGPYCTKFQEMFNGGGIPKPSELICAEEHSEKSSTQHHSGHPELGAAPIVSSALATTIGIGTAIVFYLYKVIVMNIIFKI, from the exons atggtgcaGGAAACAACAGGAACACTAACG aaggaagatttagcAAAATTACCTTCGTATAAAGAATTCTACAGTAAGTTCAATGACGGCTGCGGTGGTTGTGACAGAGAATCTTGGGTCCAAGGCTTGAAGGAGAATTTCGATGGACAGCATACCAGTATTAGCAAACATAcggataaaattaaaaacacaTGGTGTTGTGtttccaaaatggacaaaagCGGACAACCACTCTATGGTCAACGTTGTAATTTCCTATACTATTGGATAGGGGACTTCCTATTCCGGAATGTGGAAGATGCTACCATGGTTCCGGTCACTTTAAGTTTGATCTGTAGAAATATAAAGACTACGTATCTGAGTGAAAGGCACGGACTTATTTGTGAAACTACTGAAAAAGAACTTTTCAATAATAGAAAACTGATATTTGATTATTGGCAAGACTATAAAACTATACAATCGCTTATGAAGAGTAGTGATTCCAATTGTAATGCGACATATGGCAGCTACTTACAAAGCATTGTCGCAGCATATAATTCTGTGAATGCAAATTGTACGGATCCTGCAAATAGCAAAGGTCCATATTGTACCAAATTTCAAGAAATGTTTAATGGTGGCGGAATCCCGAAGCCATCAGAACTCATATGTGCTGAAGAGCATTCAGAGAAATCTTCAACGCAGCACCATAGTGGACATCCTGAATTAGGAGCTGCTCCAATCGTATCATCTGCACTTGCTACCACCATTGGAATTGGCACCGccattgttttttatttgtataaggtaattgtaatgaatattatattcaaaatataa